From the genome of Mycobacterium dioxanotrophicus, one region includes:
- a CDS encoding putative nucleotidyltransferase substrate binding domain-containing protein → MAPDALAELASASTTHHFDAGELITDYTMQVPDDVWMLRAGHVVLFAGAAEGDETLDTVEPGGIFGVYALLTGGKVQFAARATEPSTLLRLPGALVRSVFANPEGLSYIASSAWDRISGRSVAQRTSRAAVADLVRAEPVLTAAETPIRDAVKLMAERHSSYVLIPLPGGDFGIFTDRDLRTRVVAAGMGLNTPVAHAMSAPAHTVTGDRAGATVLMEMLEFGLRHMPVVDHGGRVLGVVEETDLVASSTRQSFLLRRAIAFATNTAELQVAARRITDLGVDLFRGGTDAAGTSAVISVVIDAVVRRALELEIADQTGAWRHQFAWLTMGSIARREAMPSSDVDSALSWSDEMCSDKGRFLRIAAGVHTTLDHCGLPADTNGAVAYKARFARCASEWSTAAQGWLDNPMKDRGLVMSSLLLDARVVWGDPALHTAPAAFSRMPVNHPHALRLQLLDALAGKVRPRSLRDVVARRGGTFDLKAHALTPIVNLARWAGLTVGLVSASTPARLAAGAGNGILSEDDANILREVFDLLQRLRMAHQIEQLATGCTPGDIITMSELSPLNRSLLNDGVREIAAVQRRVRQTLSNTVSRSSAG, encoded by the coding sequence ATGGCGCCTGACGCCCTGGCTGAACTCGCTTCGGCGTCTACCACACACCATTTCGACGCCGGTGAGCTGATCACCGACTACACGATGCAGGTCCCCGACGACGTCTGGATGCTGCGTGCCGGCCACGTCGTATTGTTCGCCGGCGCGGCGGAGGGCGACGAGACGCTGGACACCGTCGAACCGGGCGGCATCTTCGGTGTCTATGCCTTGCTCACCGGCGGCAAGGTGCAATTCGCCGCGCGCGCAACCGAACCGAGCACGCTGCTGCGGCTGCCCGGGGCGCTGGTGCGCTCGGTCTTCGCCAATCCCGAGGGACTGTCGTACATCGCCTCGTCGGCGTGGGACCGGATCTCGGGCCGCAGCGTCGCGCAGCGGACCTCACGCGCTGCGGTGGCTGACCTGGTGCGGGCCGAGCCGGTGCTCACCGCGGCCGAGACGCCGATCCGTGATGCGGTGAAGTTGATGGCGGAGCGGCACTCCTCGTATGTCCTGATCCCGTTGCCGGGCGGGGATTTCGGCATCTTCACCGACCGTGACCTGCGCACCCGGGTGGTGGCGGCAGGGATGGGTCTGAACACCCCGGTCGCGCATGCGATGAGCGCGCCCGCGCACACGGTCACCGGTGATCGCGCCGGTGCGACCGTGCTCATGGAGATGCTGGAATTCGGCCTGCGGCACATGCCGGTGGTGGACCACGGCGGACGGGTGCTCGGCGTCGTCGAGGAGACCGATCTGGTCGCCTCGTCGACCCGGCAGAGCTTCCTGCTGCGCCGCGCCATCGCTTTCGCGACGAATACCGCCGAGCTGCAGGTCGCGGCACGGCGCATCACAGACCTCGGCGTCGACCTGTTCCGGGGTGGCACCGACGCCGCAGGCACCAGTGCGGTGATCTCGGTGGTGATCGACGCCGTCGTGCGTCGTGCGCTGGAACTGGAGATCGCCGACCAGACCGGGGCATGGCGTCACCAGTTCGCGTGGCTCACCATGGGCAGCATTGCCCGACGCGAGGCCATGCCCTCGTCCGACGTGGACAGCGCGTTGTCGTGGTCGGACGAAATGTGTTCGGACAAAGGGCGGTTCCTGCGCATCGCGGCGGGCGTGCACACGACGCTGGACCATTGCGGGCTGCCCGCCGACACCAACGGCGCGGTGGCCTACAAAGCACGCTTCGCGCGGTGCGCCTCGGAGTGGTCAACGGCGGCCCAAGGCTGGCTGGACAATCCGATGAAGGACCGTGGTCTGGTGATGTCGTCGTTGCTGCTCGATGCGCGGGTGGTGTGGGGCGACCCGGCCTTGCACACCGCGCCCGCGGCGTTCTCGCGGATGCCGGTCAATCATCCGCACGCCTTGCGGTTGCAGTTGTTGGATGCGCTGGCGGGCAAGGTGCGTCCCCGCTCGCTGCGCGATGTCGTCGCGCGCCGCGGCGGTACCTTCGACCTGAAGGCCCATGCGCTGACCCCGATCGTGAACCTCGCGCGGTGGGCAGGCCTGACCGTCGGGCTGGTGTCGGCCTCCACTCCTGCTCGGCTGGCGGCCGGGGCCGGCAACGGAATCCTCTCCGAGGACGACGCCAACATCCTGCGCGAGGTGTTCGATCTGCTGCAGCGGCTGCGGATGGCCCATCAGATCGAACAGCTCGCCACCGGATGCACTCCGGGCGACATCATCACCATGTCGGAACTGTCGCCGTTGAACCGAAGTCTGCTCAACGACGGGGTGCGGGAGATCGCCGCTGTGCAGCGCCGGGTGCGCCAGACGCTGTCGAATACCGTGTCGAGGTCGTCAGCCGGCTGA
- a CDS encoding IclR family transcriptional regulator: MSLPSNSRQPVAAVQSVDRALQVLEILAKLQTAGVTEIAAEIGVHKSTVSRLIAVLESRGFVEQLSDRGKYQLGFSIVRLAGSTTARMDLVKQSQDICDQVAEKTGETTNIAILDGDRIINIVESVGRGEIALRSWVGQSNPAHATSSGKILLAALPPSEVRARAGRKLEAYTPATVTDFARLGTELEAAREHGWAPTREELETGLNAVAAPIRDHNGSVIAALSISGPAYRLEQSRFDEVAQVAIEAAERISRRIGYIG; the protein is encoded by the coding sequence ATGAGTTTGCCCAGCAACAGTCGCCAGCCGGTCGCGGCCGTTCAGTCGGTGGACCGCGCCCTGCAGGTGCTGGAAATCCTGGCAAAGTTGCAGACAGCCGGGGTCACTGAGATCGCGGCTGAGATCGGCGTGCACAAGTCAACGGTGTCGCGGCTGATTGCGGTCCTGGAATCGCGGGGTTTCGTCGAGCAACTGTCCGACCGTGGCAAGTACCAGCTGGGCTTCTCGATCGTCCGGCTGGCGGGGTCGACCACCGCCAGGATGGACCTGGTCAAGCAATCTCAGGACATCTGCGATCAGGTCGCCGAGAAGACCGGCGAGACCACCAATATCGCGATACTCGACGGCGACCGGATCATCAACATCGTCGAATCCGTCGGCCGCGGTGAAATCGCGTTGCGCAGCTGGGTCGGCCAGAGCAACCCGGCGCATGCGACGTCCAGCGGCAAGATCCTGCTGGCCGCATTGCCGCCGTCGGAGGTGCGTGCGCGGGCAGGCCGCAAGCTGGAGGCCTATACACCGGCCACCGTCACGGATTTCGCCCGTCTCGGCACCGAACTCGAGGCGGCGCGAGAACACGGCTGGGCGCCGACGCGCGAGGAACTGGAGACCGGGCTCAACGCGGTGGCTGCTCCCATCCGGGACCACAACGGATCGGTCATTGCCGCGCTGAGCATTTCGGGCCCGGCCTACCGGTTGGAGCAGTCGAGGTTCGATGAGGTAGCCCAGGTGGCCATCGAGGCTGCCGAGCGGATCAGCCGTCGCATCGGCTATATCGGCTGA
- a CDS encoding L-serine ammonia-lyase: MTISAFELFKVGIGPSSSHTVGPMRAAATFVAELRQGGMLDRVAAVCGELYGSLAATGRGHGTITAVVLGLEGADPETIDPDVIEARFAAVESSGRLQLGGVHEVRFSVTGDVLLHLGQRLPHHSNGMRFTASDEHGEELLRREYYSVGGGFVVSADAAGADAATDAAVPPHEFASGRQLLAICAETGLSVSELMLANEVTWRTEAEVRSGLLHIWAVMQQCVERGMAAGGVLPGGLGVRRRAATLLARLQTDADERDPLRGMEWVSLYALAVNEENAAGGRVVTAPTNGAAGIVPAVLHYCRDFIEGFGDADVVRFLLTASAIGSLFKANASISGAEVGCQGEVGSACAMAAAGLAEVLGGTPAQVENAAEIGIEHNLGLTCDPVGGLVQIPCIERNAVAAIKAIAAARMAVRGDGVHHVSLDSAIKTMRDTGADMADEYKETSLGGLAVNIAEC; the protein is encoded by the coding sequence GTGACCATCAGTGCGTTCGAACTGTTCAAAGTCGGCATCGGTCCGTCGAGTTCGCACACCGTCGGCCCGATGCGGGCTGCGGCGACGTTCGTTGCCGAGTTGCGTCAGGGCGGAATGCTGGATCGGGTGGCGGCGGTGTGCGGCGAGTTGTACGGCTCGCTCGCCGCCACCGGCCGCGGTCACGGCACAATCACTGCTGTCGTGCTGGGGTTGGAGGGCGCGGATCCCGAGACCATCGACCCGGACGTGATCGAAGCTCGATTCGCCGCGGTTGAATCGAGCGGCAGGCTGCAGCTCGGCGGCGTTCACGAGGTGCGATTCTCCGTGACCGGCGATGTGCTGCTGCATCTCGGGCAGCGATTGCCCCACCACAGCAACGGCATGCGATTCACCGCATCCGACGAGCACGGCGAAGAGCTACTGCGACGCGAATACTATTCGGTGGGCGGAGGTTTCGTGGTATCCGCCGACGCCGCAGGCGCGGACGCGGCCACCGATGCCGCCGTGCCCCCGCATGAGTTCGCCAGTGGCCGCCAACTTCTCGCGATCTGTGCCGAAACCGGTTTGAGTGTCAGTGAACTGATGTTGGCCAACGAAGTGACATGGCGCACGGAAGCCGAGGTTCGGTCCGGGCTACTCCACATCTGGGCGGTCATGCAGCAGTGTGTCGAACGCGGCATGGCGGCCGGCGGGGTGCTCCCCGGTGGGTTGGGGGTACGCCGGAGGGCAGCCACCCTGCTGGCTCGGTTGCAGACCGACGCTGATGAGCGTGACCCGTTGCGGGGCATGGAATGGGTGAGCCTGTATGCCCTGGCGGTCAATGAGGAAAACGCCGCAGGAGGCCGCGTCGTCACCGCGCCCACCAACGGTGCCGCCGGGATCGTGCCCGCCGTGCTGCACTACTGCCGCGACTTCATCGAGGGCTTCGGTGACGCCGATGTGGTGCGATTCCTGTTGACTGCCAGCGCTATCGGATCACTGTTCAAGGCCAACGCATCGATCTCGGGTGCTGAGGTCGGATGCCAGGGTGAGGTCGGATCGGCCTGTGCGATGGCAGCGGCGGGGCTCGCCGAGGTGCTCGGCGGTACGCCCGCGCAGGTCGAGAACGCCGCCGAGATCGGCATCGAACACAACCTCGGGCTCACGTGTGATCCCGTCGGCGGCTTGGTCCAGATCCCGTGCATCGAGCGCAACGCGGTCGCAGCCATCAAGGCGATCGCCGCGGCACGTATGGCCGTTCGCGGGGACGGCGTTCATCACGTCAGCCTCGACAGCGCGATCAAGACGATGCGCGACACCGGTGCCGACATGGCCGACGAGTACAAGGAGACGTCACTGGGCGGCCTGGCGGTCAACATCGCCGAATGTTGA
- a CDS encoding neutral zinc metallopeptidase, with protein MACCTLLVAGCGADVVQGRATSMLFQPDRVGGLPVTDGNSGLRPNVPQPTRDVENTDNGQIDEIAALAVDDIEDFWSKNYTGALSGTFEPVQTLVSYDSEDPRSPETCGSATAGKVNAFFCYNDDLIAWDRGVMFSVALQYFTAMGIVGILAHEYGHAIQFKSGIVSRKDPVLVREQQADCFGGVYLRWVAAGNSPRFELSTGDGLNHVLAGIIYGRDPLMTEDEGGGKARGHGSALDRISAFQIGFSGNSDQCAAIDMDEIKKRQGDLPHFLEYDSYGDTEPVDTSLDTGTLQNLMEVLGDIYSPSKPPTLSTDAKDCPDAKLSPPASYCPANNTIIVDTAALEALGEAKIEEEQKQLVQGDNTAISVLTSRYALAVQHEKGLSLDTPVAAMRTGCLTGVGQAKMAEPGGKLTLSPGDTDEAIAGLLVNGLAASDVNGKLLPAGFTRILAYRSGLQGDEEQCYQRFP; from the coding sequence ATGGCTTGTTGCACATTGCTCGTCGCGGGCTGCGGAGCCGACGTGGTACAGGGCCGGGCGACATCGATGTTGTTCCAACCGGATCGGGTCGGCGGGCTACCGGTCACCGACGGCAACAGCGGGCTACGACCGAATGTCCCGCAGCCCACCCGCGACGTCGAGAACACCGATAACGGCCAGATCGACGAGATCGCGGCGCTGGCCGTCGACGACATCGAAGACTTCTGGAGCAAGAACTACACCGGCGCGTTGTCGGGGACCTTCGAACCCGTACAGACACTGGTGTCCTACGACTCCGAGGATCCTCGTTCCCCAGAGACGTGCGGAAGCGCGACCGCCGGAAAAGTCAACGCGTTCTTCTGTTACAACGACGATTTGATCGCCTGGGACCGCGGCGTGATGTTCTCGGTCGCGCTGCAGTACTTCACCGCGATGGGAATCGTCGGGATCCTGGCGCACGAATACGGCCACGCCATCCAGTTCAAGTCGGGCATCGTGAGCCGTAAGGATCCGGTGCTGGTACGCGAGCAGCAGGCCGACTGCTTCGGCGGGGTGTATCTGCGGTGGGTGGCCGCGGGAAACTCACCTCGCTTCGAACTCAGCACCGGCGACGGTCTCAACCACGTGTTGGCCGGCATCATCTACGGGCGCGACCCACTGATGACCGAGGACGAGGGGGGCGGCAAGGCCCGCGGCCACGGCTCCGCCCTGGACCGGATCAGCGCGTTCCAGATCGGCTTCAGCGGCAACAGCGACCAGTGCGCGGCCATCGACATGGACGAGATCAAGAAACGCCAGGGCGACCTGCCGCACTTCCTCGAGTACGACAGCTACGGCGACACCGAACCGGTCGACACCTCGCTCGACACCGGAACCCTGCAGAACCTCATGGAGGTGCTCGGCGACATCTACTCACCGTCCAAGCCGCCGACCCTGAGCACCGACGCCAAAGACTGCCCCGACGCCAAACTCTCCCCACCGGCGTCCTACTGCCCGGCCAACAACACCATCATCGTCGATACCGCGGCCCTGGAAGCCCTGGGAGAGGCCAAGATCGAGGAAGAGCAGAAGCAGTTGGTGCAAGGCGACAACACCGCCATCTCGGTGCTGACCTCCCGCTACGCGCTGGCCGTTCAACACGAAAAGGGACTGAGTCTGGACACCCCCGTCGCGGCCATGCGCACCGGCTGCCTCACCGGCGTCGGCCAAGCCAAGATGGCCGAACCCGGAGGAAAACTCACCCTCTCCCCCGGCGATACCGACGAGGCCATCGCCGGTCTGCTGGTCAACGGGCTCGCCGCCAGCGACGTCAACGGCAAACTACTGCCCGCAGGTTTCACCCGCATCCTCGCGTACCGCTCCGGTCTACAAGGCGACGAAGAGCAGTGCTACCAACGCTTTCCGTGA
- a CDS encoding DUF4333 domain-containing protein: MSDPQPWWAKPGGASPAPGAAPQHPAPGGGQSYWNPNPSNPPPAQANPYGAPQQPYNAPQQPYNAPQQPYGAQPNPWQGYNQPTNQPLYPPPPAPTKSSNNRTLLIAGLAIAAILVIGGGFAVWQFGFSGGKVLDVKQAESGVKEILSDPINGYGANDVESVNCNNGENPKVAANNSFTCKVQINGATRQVNVEFTDDNGTYAVDGPR, from the coding sequence ATGAGTGATCCCCAGCCCTGGTGGGCAAAACCGGGCGGAGCCAGCCCCGCGCCCGGGGCGGCACCACAACATCCCGCCCCCGGCGGTGGGCAGTCGTACTGGAACCCAAACCCGTCGAATCCACCACCCGCACAAGCCAATCCATATGGCGCACCACAACAGCCGTACAACGCGCCGCAGCAGCCGTACAACGCACCGCAGCAGCCCTACGGTGCGCAGCCCAATCCATGGCAGGGCTACAACCAACCCACGAACCAGCCGTTGTATCCCCCGCCTCCGGCACCGACCAAGTCGTCGAACAACCGGACGCTGTTGATCGCTGGGTTGGCCATCGCGGCGATCCTCGTGATCGGTGGCGGTTTCGCGGTGTGGCAGTTCGGCTTCAGCGGCGGCAAGGTGCTCGACGTCAAACAGGCCGAATCGGGTGTGAAGGAGATCCTGTCCGACCCCATCAACGGCTACGGTGCCAACGACGTCGAATCGGTCAACTGCAACAACGGTGAGAATCCGAAGGTGGCCGCCAACAACAGTTTCACCTGCAAGGTGCAGATCAACGGTGCGACGCGACAGGTGAACGTCGAGTTCACCGATGACAACGGCACCTACGCCGTCGACGGTCCGCGGTAG
- a CDS encoding neutral zinc metallopeptidase: MSGRRSFWWPLLVIASCATLLTGCGSTVVQGHATSMMFDPDRVGGLPVTDGHSGLRPNPPEPKRTADNSDGGDIDRMVLLAIDDIEEFWSQNDSTLPKRFEPVTTLLSYDSRDPNSVDMCGSPSYKVVNASYCHGPNMDEIAWDRGVIVPVASKYFGEMALVGILAHEYGHEIQYKTGILTDDDPIFVAEQQADCFAGVYLRWVAAGHSKRFELSTGDGLNHVLAGLIYIRDQLKTQRAAAARGVTNAHGSALDRVSAFQIGFAGNVDQCAAIDMDEIKKRQGDLPKFLEPDGYGDTQAVDTEIDADTLKNLMDVLSDVYSPSKPPTLSTDAKDCPDAKLSPPVSYCPADNTIIVDLPGLKKLAQAKDEDNQQVLLQGDNTAISVFTSRYALAVQHDKGLSIDTPVAAMRTGCLTGVGQAKMAEPGGKLTLSPGDADEAISGLLTNGLAASDVNGTLLPAGFTRILAYRSGVQGTEDECYQRFP; the protein is encoded by the coding sequence TTGTCGGGTCGGCGTTCGTTCTGGTGGCCTTTGCTCGTCATCGCGAGCTGCGCGACATTGCTGACCGGATGCGGCAGCACGGTTGTGCAGGGCCATGCGACATCGATGATGTTCGACCCCGACCGGGTCGGCGGCCTACCCGTCACCGACGGGCACAGCGGCCTGCGGCCCAACCCGCCCGAGCCCAAGCGGACCGCGGACAACAGCGACGGCGGCGACATTGACCGCATGGTGCTGCTGGCCATCGACGACATCGAAGAGTTCTGGAGCCAGAACGACTCGACGTTGCCCAAACGCTTCGAGCCGGTGACGACCCTGCTGTCCTACGACTCGCGCGACCCGAACAGCGTCGACATGTGCGGCTCGCCGTCATACAAGGTGGTCAACGCCAGCTATTGCCACGGCCCCAACATGGACGAGATCGCCTGGGACCGCGGTGTCATCGTGCCAGTGGCGTCCAAGTACTTCGGCGAGATGGCCCTGGTCGGCATCCTGGCCCACGAATACGGCCACGAGATCCAATACAAGACCGGGATCCTGACCGACGACGACCCGATCTTCGTGGCCGAGCAGCAGGCCGACTGCTTCGCCGGGGTCTATCTGCGGTGGGTGGCCGCGGGACACTCGAAACGCTTCGAACTCAGTACCGGCGACGGACTCAACCACGTGCTCGCGGGTTTGATCTACATCCGCGACCAGCTCAAGACCCAACGCGCCGCCGCGGCCAGGGGCGTGACCAACGCCCACGGCTCGGCACTGGACCGGGTCAGCGCCTTCCAGATCGGCTTCGCGGGCAACGTCGACCAGTGCGCGGCCATCGACATGGACGAGATCAAGAAACGCCAGGGCGACCTGCCCAAATTCCTTGAGCCCGATGGATACGGCGACACCCAGGCGGTGGACACCGAGATCGACGCCGACACCCTCAAGAATCTGATGGATGTGCTCAGCGACGTCTACTCACCGTCGAAGCCGCCGACCCTGAGCACCGACGCCAAAGACTGCCCCGACGCCAAACTGTCCCCACCGGTCTCCTACTGCCCGGCCGACAACACCATCATCGTCGACCTTCCGGGGCTCAAGAAGCTCGCGCAAGCCAAGGACGAAGACAACCAGCAGGTGCTGCTGCAGGGCGACAACACCGCCATCTCGGTGTTCACCTCCCGCTACGCGCTGGCCGTCCAGCACGACAAAGGGCTGAGCATCGACACCCCCGTCGCGGCCATGCGCACCGGCTGCCTCACCGGCGTCGGCCAAGCCAAAATGGCCGAACCGGGTGGAAAACTCACCCTGTCCCCCGGTGACGCGGACGAGGCCATCTCGGGTCTCCTCACCAACGGCCTGGCCGCCAGCGATGTCAACGGCACACTGCTCCCGGCCGGGTTCACCCGCATCCTGGCCTACCGCTCCGGCGTCCAAGGCACCGAGGACGAGTGCTACCAACGCTTCCCATGA